In Pectinophora gossypiella chromosome 8, ilPecGoss1.1, whole genome shotgun sequence, the DNA window CTGCCTAAACCGTGGGTGAGTaacaaaataacaagaaaacaaaattattacagttAAGTACATAAATGGCTAAAAATTATATGAGATTAATTCGACATAAAAGAGTATAAACAtgcacacaaaaataaaaaataagtttttaatgcGGGTTAAAGttttagaaattaatattatttgtagacaGACACTAGATTAATATGtcaaaactaattaaataatcTTAATTTGTTAGAACAACTGTGTAtccaaacaaaacaattattaaacACAGATTAGTTATTACCAATTATAATTAGTTATTATAGgttattttgtgaaaaattaGCACTAGCAATACAAAAGGAAAGTTATAGttaaaaaatgttattgtaGTAAACGAAATTGTAGTTATAGTCCatagataaatttaaaatactttttgcaCGAAGAATAATATAGTAATAGAAACACTACTTGCGTGAACAGGAACGTAGGCGATGACAGTTGTCATTGACAGATCTGTCAGCTGTGCTTAACTCGCCAAAATGTCCTCGGAACGTCCAACAGATGGCACTTTCGCGACGAAATGTTCTACGAAAAGATAGGTACTTTAGGTACCAAAATGGCCGGCGCAGGTTTGAACATGTTCACGACAATGTTTTTCACTATGTGATGTTGGATGATTTGACACTGAACTTCACTACGTTGGAAATATGAcagaaacactttattgcactatgTAGAGGGCCTGAAAGCGGAAGGTAGCGCGATGATTTGGCAGCGATGCGAAGAAATGCAGTTGCTATGTCGAATCCGCGCAATCCACAGGTTGGCCAGACAGCACGTAATGCTGGTCGGTAGTAAATAGCCAAGGTTGCTTCTGTCGTCACTTCACTGTCTCCGAAGTAGAAAGATAGTCAGGCGTTCAGCTATGAAGTAATCTTCCACTTAATTCGCTTGGAATGCGATCTTCAAAGACGCTTGTATTACGCGTCGGGTGTCACCAGTTTGGGGCCTACAATAGGTTCGATCGCAGTGTAGTGGCCGACCAATTCTTCCAAAGGCGAAGGTGATggagaataattaaaacagtagTCAGTGTCCGACAAAAGTTGTAATTTTGAACTTCGTTACAGAAAAAGTCTAGAGAGCGAATGGCAGTCTCATTCGCAACCAggcagtgttgccataataataatcaaattcGTTCAAAAACCATTATAACTAtccttataattattatagcgttacgttataactaaaattaatgatattatttattataacttttataattgaaataaaggCGTGCGTTCCAGAACGCCacaacgtcatagaaaaacgtgacaaaatgtcgcactattattacatttttctttattcaaattcataaataagttaaatagaaaaaagaaaacgtttttgtcaccttcagatctgtctttatttagtaatcagaatttcataatttatctttgacttaggaaactacccaattagatGGTGTGCACTGAAATTAGCGCTGATGTGCCGCTAAAATGTTTATTGCGACCACTCTCTAAGCCAATAACGCCGATCGCGTTTTGGACGCGATTTTCGTACGGATTTGACTCATGCGAAACACGAGGGAACAATCTCGCCCTTCCAAATGTGACGGGAGCGCGCAAATTAAGTGcgatttaaattttgtaccgggtgagagccttcagcgctccccatttgtccggccaagcagttattGCCAGATACGGCAGTTCTACAATAACTCACTAGACGCGAGTTGGTCTTCGTAGATGTGTTCGTAAATGTACGCCAGAGTCAActtctttggtggctcaataataaccgtgacaccagggttgatgaggttggtcaatcacctcacgacccacacgatagaagtgagTCGAGTTGCCATTTATTTCTTTCAAGATCAATGACCggcgtcatcaaccctggtgtcagggttcttgAGATttcaaaggccctgacatgttaagtaacaactacatactgaCTAAAGTAAGTAATAGCTGGAACCGACCGCTTTAAatgcccttcgaagcacagCTCATCTTTCGGACATTTCGGTGATcagcccgcaatgtcctaaccaaattggggatcacaaagtgatttttgcgatatatccccaccgggattcgaacccgggaccgtgACCGATCCGGAGATCGCAAGCGCAACGGTCAAAGACTGTAATTCACACGCAACGGCGTGgcatttagggtggtattaataaactaatgtcagcttcgagactgccctcaagataatgtcattgtgacagttctcatataaaaacagacatttgagcatgatcttgagggcagtctcagctgagattcgtttattaataccacctttagTCTAAGATTGCCTATTGTTATGTACTACTTTTGTCGTATATGTAATTGATATTTTTCTTGTGAGTTTGTGCAAATACAGAGctcttgtattgtattgtacgcaTGAGTCCAATTCATACGAACACGCTTCCAAGACGCAACCGTCTTAAATCTCAAAATTCCATTCACGAGCCGTCCTGGTTCTGCAGTTGCTTCAACTGCTTCAGCACGGTGTCGAGCAACTTCCTTCTGTCCCTTTCGTTCTTCTTCAGAACGGAGAAGACGGAAGACTTCTGTTCTGCTTCCTTCAGCTTTTCTAACAGCGTGGCGGCGTCGCGGGGCGTGACCAGCGCGTACTTCCCGCCTTCTATGCCGACGTCGTGGAGATACGAGGACCAGTCCCAACCCGTGATCAGGTCTAGCAGTTGCCTGGAATAATTATGATCAGATATAATAAAGTTTTACtaaaataagttttcttctttcgtgtgggttgtgaggttgattaccaaccccattaaccctggtgtcagccttgcgaaatgacgtaaattcaaaaatgttacattgaccttcaacaagtttatccatgataattacgttgaataaatgattctgattcacaTTCTTGTGTTGTCTTGTGTAGGgctcagcctccgtggtctagtggttagagcgttaggctcactatctggaggtccgggtacgattcccgatctgtctgtcctttgtttggtaaggacttttcaggcttgaatcacctgattgtccgaaaatataagttgattccgtgcttcggagggcacgttaagccgttggtcccggctattagccgtaaaaacacttacaccaacccgcagtggagtagcgtggtggagtatgctccataccccctccggttgattgaggggaggcatgtgcccagcagtgggaggtatataggctatttatacacagggcttgtaagtttcgATAAACGGAGCACTGGGTTCCTTATACCATGACTCCAGTGTTGCAGTTTTAGGTGATTTTTGGTGTGTTTAGCGACTTTTTTTTTCGGTCTAGCGACTTTAAAAAAATTGGCGACTTTTAGCGACTTTTTCAAGAATTCATAGTAAAACTATATAAATCTCCCtgataagaatatttttatgatacaaaattattttactactaatttAAATCTAGTTATACTGACAACACACTCAAGGACTgctatttgaataaagaaacctTTCAAACTATGAAGAACAAGTTTTTTCCGTGGGATAATCGACCTTACTACCTACGCGATAAGAAGGGATTGCTATTGGCTTTAGGGGAATCCCCTAATTTAATGACAACGATCTAGAGGTATGAACCCTGTCACTCTATCAAACGATACTTCAGATATCTTTCTCtttcacttatttattataaacacgTAAGAGGAATAGAAGTAACATTTTGAaatattaagcgacttctagcggattttttaattatatatttttcgaTATCTAGCGACTTTTTCATATAGGTCTGGggactttttattttcctcaaCGGCAACACTGTGTTCGCATTACGTACCTCAAGCTGGCGAAATGTTCCAACAGCTCTCCCTCCCTCAACCCCGGAACGGGCTCGGCAGCCGCGAACTGTTCACACTGGATCACATCCAGGTCTAGCTGGTACAGAGCCCCCGACGAGATCTGCTTCACGCCCGGGTCCAGCAACAGGTTGCGCAGACGCGTCGCTATGCGGTTCGTCGCCGCGCGGACTGCTGCCACCCTGGTAAGAGGTGATGGTAAAGATTTAGTTTGGATATGACACAGTCAAACAGATTCAAACTCGAACtcaaaaattcaattttaatcgtcgatttttataaaaatcatatattttttagaacgtctcatccacttAAAACTAGTGCAGCATCTCAACCTATATAGCCGagaaaaagtagctgcaagaaaggcctcggcgcagggccctagacgttcttgaAAAATGTAAGTTGTGATacaataatcttcttcttatcgtgtggattatgaggtggatgaccaccctcatcaaccctggtgattattattgagccgccaaaggcccatgactcaagtaacgtatcgtcattaagccggcGCCAgcgctatttatttataatattgagtactaatatattaCTTTAGACCGATAACTTacagaccaggggggttaaaatggccacatcgaagcaattcatctcagaaagcaatattgcaatttgacatttgcgcatataaaagtatgtgcgcaatgcaaacaaccgtcaaacagcaatattgctttcttagatgaattgcttcgatgtggccattttaacccccccggtgtaatggttaacacgctcgtcccgtcttgacaagagctgcgggttcaggtctcgtccgagtcagatattttttcgattaaaatgttcttcgtatcaacagtggctgcaagttgtctttgattacttgtggctctgcccaccccatttgggattgcgggcgtgagtttatgtatgtatgtatgtatgtatgtaaaatgttCTCTTTGTAAGATTATAAATGTACCTGGCGCGTTCTGGCAGTTGTTCGAGCGAAGTAAGTACTCCGGAGAGATAGCTCAGCATGTCCGTGACAAATGAGGACGCTTGACCGGTGGGCTCCACTGAAACAATATACTAGTAAGCCAAGAGAACaacctagggggttaaaatCGCGTATGTgagtcgcgagtgtctgaggttctgcgagatcaAGAATGATGTATATGTGTGTCTtgggttttacctaaataaactttttgaggagctcggtggcgcagcggttaacgcgctcggtctgcgattgttgaagttaagcaactttcacaaaggacggtcataggatgggtgaccacaaaaaaatcatctcgaactcctccgtgcttcggaaggcacgttaagccgttggtcccggctgcattagcagtcgttaataaccatcaatccgcactgggcccgcgtgatggtttaaggcccgatcttcctatccatccatagggaaggcccgtgccccagcagtggggacgttaatgggctgatgatgaaacttttttttttgatgtgtgaaaattatgtttttatattgtttgcacttaagtttcatatgtctaattatattattgtttatattgaaagtttcacggcgcattggcgcttctgcactgtaaagtcgtgaaatgcaaataaataaatcgaagcaattcatctaagaaagcaatattgcaatttgacattcgcgtatataaaaaaaagtaagtgcgcaatgcaaacaaatgtcaatgcaatattgctttctttgatgaattgcttcgatgtggccattttaacgcccCTGATAACTGAAAAATTTTCATAGTCACCTAGAAGCCAGTCATAGTTCTCGAGGTCAAGAAACTCGTCGACCTTCTTCTCGAGATTGTCGCAGATCTGCTTCTCGGCGTCGTCACGAGCCGACTGGAACATACTACCTGCAGTCTGTAACATAACATCATCTTTTAGTAGTTACATTGTGTTGTGTAAAAAAcggaaatcaaaatcaaaatttccAGTCCACACTTGTCTGTGCCATCCGCCCGCGCTTTCTCAGTACGTTGCACGCACGGTCGGGTTATTCCCGAAAAGCGGGATTAAGCCTGTCCCGCGCGGGACATTAAATTTTGGTTTAAAAATCTGGACGTCTGGCAACGccgctggtattccacttcacaacccacgataagaagaagatttttttatttttatttataacacttcataaattacacatagattatttacaaacatcgctaaacctaaacaggtttgtctcgatgccttcttCTTCGGCATTCGCCACGCTTtcacattattacatttaaagaacttacacaaaacaaatatttaccaTTCACCGAGGtgcttacttaattataatagaaAACAGGTAGGTAGCAAACAGAAATCACACATTGACCGTCAGTAGGCATACGCTGCTACATGCAGTCGCTCATCAACAAACCGGTCTTACGCTGCGAATACAGGATGTTTTAACGCGTCCCATTTACCTACAAACGTAAAATCACGCCCTCATTCccactgaggtgggcagagccataagttgATTGAAGACATAGGTAGTTGTATTTCATGGTttgttataattacttatacctACTATCTAAATTGTTACTTATAACATTATGACacatttgtttgacattgtagtgatatcataaaataaagaataactctacgtatagaacgggaactctccgccccgctcaactcgtatcgggcgcccacctcaccccctctgtgtGTTGAGACGGGCGATACGGTGAACAgtttagtacgaaagagacataTCACTGTGAAAAGAGCATACTACAGTATTATTGTGAACAATTGCAAATATAAATTGTCTCATTCCCGGaccataatataagctcacggctatatcccattagggtggtcagaggtacatccatcgcaagatgaattaagtacccacacctcacagagctttctgttagaccaacgtgataaatggtgaacatcactaatttaagagccacgctcttgtcggtgtaacattctccatgctacttttataagaaaaaatagagcagtggtttccctcttgcgttACGCTCTGCagtactgtctgacgcgagcAGGGTAGTCTATTACACTGCACTATAAGACCAATATTATAAAGTATCGTGGAGGGTTACCTGAGTAGTAACCAGCTCGGAGCCAGTGATGTTGCTGATGAACTCATACAAGTATATCGTAGCGTCTTCAAGATACTTGGTGTCCACGATGatctacaacagaaatatacttatttatacaaGGTATTAGTTGACATCGTAATGactactgaaggggatgattcacaccatgattctgagttaatatcaagtggaattcctcgtcgcaaaattcaggtttttttctgttttttttttaatttttttcagttccatacttttgcgacggaaaattccactcgatatcaactcggaatcatggtctgaatcatccctcaaagttttcgttacgatgtcactaacactatatATAGAACATAATAACAAGCATCATACCTGTATCGCCTAAGTcgaatatcaattatctatgatcgaaagaagaattcaaactcatgagTGAAATCTGTTTACAcccatattctaagatgttaactaagatgaaacttcctccactcgactcagcCTCAACTTTGTATTTtaaggtattttaagttgacgttTACGACCTCCACTTGGGGATCTTAACTCACTCTAGTTGAATATATTATACTACCAACAaaacaatatgaaaataatgaCGGCATGTcttactggagtaaactcgagttaaggttaaggcgtcgtctaagaataccgattttgagctgagttcgatGTCTTCCGTGAGGTCGCCTCAACTGACGACGGAGTTATCATcctagaatacgggtgttagagTCTGCGTCGAGATTCCAACCCGTGACACTAtcatgtaagtcacgcgttctccgaactgagTCATCACGGATTTGTGATACATAGCGTGGCTTATActataaagtcgtaagaccgaatgttcttttaaaatccaaaacccattgttattgctattgtgtctggaaatctcggcgttaagaggttaAGGCGACGATATTGTATGGGCCATGTTGcttgatttaagtaaataaatgtgaTATGTGTATAGTATGTGAATGacgtgtgtgtagtgtgtgagTGATGTATGTAGTGTGTGAGTGAtgcgtgtgtggtgtgtgtgacCTGCACGAGCTGCTGCAGCGGCAGCGGGTGTCGGAACAGCGCGGACAGGCAGCCGGTGAAGGAGCGGCTCAGCAGCAGCGACGCCGagtgccgcgccgccgccgcgcgccgcccgccgcctgCGCACACACACCACCATGGAATGGACTGCCTGGTTGGGTTTATAGCAcccacccgtgcttagggaaactcacgaAGAGAAACTCGCAGCTCTTGTTGGTATACAGGATAACGTCATTATTAgaccgggtttccactgacgcggagatgggcggagaagagcggagatgtgcggatttgaccaatcacagcgttcgagagagcgaaaaactaAGACGcgctgtcactctctccctcacggtgattggtcgattcctgcatatctccgctcctctcctcACAGCTCCACGTCAATGTAAACGCAGCCTTACGCCGacaagagtttttttttaaattattttcagttccatacttttgcgacgtaattttcaacttgatatcaactcagaatcatgagaaTCACCCCTCatagttttcattacgatgtcactaacacccatgtaTATTGGGAGAATTCTATACTTACCTAGGCCTAAGCCCGCCGAGTATTTCAGCCAAGCGTAGATGAATTCCTTTACTTGTACGTACACCGCGGGCACTATAGAGGAGAAAGGAAATCTGAAAACAGAAaatcatattaaatattatttcatgtCATACATTACActaaagagccacgcttttgtcggtgtagcattctccattcttgtctatcaaaggccaattccttcacttccttataagacacgacgttcaccttctcttgaaactgttccatttaagctcttcttggtcttctccttcttctctttccttatagctttccttctatgatgtttattttatttattttttgtttttttattgtgttacTTTTCCCGTAACTTGTTTCAAAATATAACCTGTTACGCACCCCAGACACTCCATTCAACCAACTCGAGTCGCGCTTCTACACGCACGTATCTATAGCTATTAGTTATACTTATTCATTTAGTGAAATGATTAATGTCTAAGAAAgcagattatacagggtgttagtgacatcgtaacgaatactgagggaaatgattcacagattataattctgagttgatatcaagtggagttttccgtcgcaaaattcatgttcattttcaattctatacttttgctatgtgaaattccacttgacgtcaactcagaatcatggtctgaaccatccatcaaagttttcgttacgatgtcactaatactctgTAAAATTCTGTGGTATTATGTAAAGTTATTTACTTTCTCGGGAAGGGCTGCGTTTCCAACTCATCACCGTCATACGGGAATGTGTCCATAACACCGTCGTATTGTTCTTGATTTTCCACCTGCAACAAACACGATGATACCCAGTTAGCtcaaactttaaaattaaactgGGATGGGATTTCACTACACACCAAATATCACGATTCATCATCTgcgtagcattatcccgtttttcacagggtcagcttacctaacctgaagattggacaactccggttttttacaggagcgactgcctgtctgacctttcaacccgcgactggaaaaccagcccaatacaggttagatcacatacctccgaaagtttcctcttcaccgctgagaacgtgataatgtcccactgctggacacaagccttccctcaatcaaccggaggggatatggagcatactccactacgctgctccactccggaatcatcttaattgttcggacattcaggttattcaagcctgcaatgtccttaccaaacaaaggactgtctcacaaagtgatttcgacaacatcCCCAttagaagtaaataaataataataaaaatagtgaGAAGCAATATCGATAGtctaactatcgatagttcggcataCAGTTTTCTCACCTCAATGGGCAAGAAGGAGGCATTGTCGAGTATGTCCCGGAAGACGACCACCCAGCGCTGCATCAGCACCTCAGTGTAGTGCTCGGCCATCTCCTGCAGCAGCAGGGGCAGAGGCTCCGTCGGGAGGCCGTAGCACCTGCGAGGAAAATTCGAGGGTGACATGTGGGTTGTAAAGTTTTTAtaccctcattcagcacttaccGCTATCAGcccaatagggtcgattaataggctacttgacaacctagtcaaatgagatactttttacgaaacgtcaaaacgaaagttttctttagagttcgtatggaaatactgtcctgtgacgtcatggataAAAGCGGTCAAAGTCATACTACTTAttccataaataaaaatcgaaaataagtcgaaaagtaaaatgagactgatttttgatcatcttagactggcttctacttccagataaacattttataatttatctttgacccagtcaaacaccctattctttcaaatataatctccACATACGACGCCTTAAgcctcatgtttggatcataaatgattatcacgtgctcagcggtgaaggaaaacatcgtgaggaaacccacattccagagaaatgcattttcggaggtatgtgacctaacctgtatttgggtTTGTTTTCGACAGGCTGagccgctgagcatgtgatgatcgtttatgatccaaatatgaatttgaaaacaaattcgaaaatcattagtttaggcctggcCTGTTCGAACATGTGAattcacagtgagagtcaagcgatTTTCCAACTCGGGTTTCACAGCTTTAAATATATTGACACCAGACAATAACCCTAAAGTTTcgatgacgtagattcaaaaatgttaaataggctagtttccaactagtcaaatcagttactttttactaaacgacaatacacgaaattactacggaatttgtatgaaaaagcgcactgtgtcttcatagaaaaacgtgataaaatgtcggacttattattacgtttttcttgattaaaaatcataaataagttatatagaaaacagaaaatgtttttcgtcagttttagatctgtctttatttagtaatcagaatttcataatttatcttgaacttagtgcATGACCCAATTGACCTACAAGTTTACCcattataattacgttgaataaatgattatgagtTCTGACTTACTTGATGGTATTGATGAAGAGCATGATCTGGTGTTTGATGCTCAACATCAGCGTGGGGTCTGTGATCAGCGAGGTGTTGGTGCGTAACGTGGCCGCCACCTTGCTGACCGCCATGCTCCAGGTATCTAGCAGCCAGTCCTGGGATGACCGTAGCCGGTTAGTTTTAACGTagcaattaaattaatatcctatacctaaaggttgcctggaagagattgctaccttagcaataaggccgcctgttgtactaccaatttaattataatactaatgtatttttaatgtgatttaagtgcaataaagagtttttgtattgtattgtagcgaTCACTTGAGGAGTTGAGGCATCCTAGTATAgttaatgtttgtttcctggtagcggttgcctggaagaaattactctagagcaataattccgcccaaattgtactatattatgttatgtctaaCG includes these proteins:
- the LOC126369210 gene encoding exocyst complex component 6 isoform X2 → MTNATIQEIEGIDDYWGPAFRSVYEGEGGHEAFVQQLDERIKQHDKEIEKLCNFHYQGFIDSIRELLQVRSHAEELHAEISNVDANVKDTTEGLCSRAEELIRARRVELNIAATIEKMELCLPLLTTYSKLKTQVDAKRYYPALKTLEQLEHVLLPRVGPYKWCAQISRDIPRLRQAIQDASMADLRDFLENIRRLSPQVGAMALKQTQDLLGRSLATIVKNRRDMALLGITAKLDSGAQCPHELVDFSPLHRCLHIHTVLGAKTDFVQYYRAQRKQQARLVLIPSGNLHDNIQSVKNYLNAVLGFFILEEHLLTTGAGLVSKDWLLDTWSMAVSKVAATLRTNTSLITDPTLMLSIKHQIMLFINTIKCYGLPTEPLPLLLQEMAEHYTEVLMQRWVVVFRDILDNASFLPIEVENQEQYDGVMDTFPYDGDELETQPFPRKFPFSSIVPAVYVQVKEFIYAWLKYSAGLGLGGGRRAAAARHSASLLLSRSFTGCLSALFRHPLPLQQLVQIIVDTKYLEDATIYLYEFISNITGSELVTTQTAGSMFQSARDDAEKQICDNLEKKVDEFLDLENYDWLLVEPTGQASSFVTDMLSYLSGVLTSLEQLPERARVAAVRAATNRIATRLRNLLLDPGVKQISSGALYQLDLDVIQCEQFAAAEPVPGLREGELLEHFASLRQLLDLITGWDWSSYLHDVGIEGGKYALVTPRDAATLLEKLKEAEQKSSVFSVLKKNERDRRKLLDTVLKQLKQLQNQDGS
- the LOC126369210 gene encoding exocyst complex component 6 isoform X1, translating into MTNATIQEIEGIDDYWGPAFRSVYEGEGGHEAFVQQLDERIKQHDKEIEKLCNFHYQGFIDSIRELLQVRSHAEELHAEISNVDANVKDTTEGWFLLLTFSFIILGLCSRAEELIRARRVELNIAATIEKMELCLPLLTTYSKLKTQVDAKRYYPALKTLEQLEHVLLPRVGPYKWCAQISRDIPRLRQAIQDASMADLRDFLENIRRLSPQVGAMALKQTQDLLGRSLATIVKNRRDMALLGITAKLDSGAQCPHELVDFSPLHRCLHIHTVLGAKTDFVQYYRAQRKQQARLVLIPSGNLHDNIQSVKNYLNAVLGFFILEEHLLTTGAGLVSKDWLLDTWSMAVSKVAATLRTNTSLITDPTLMLSIKHQIMLFINTIKCYGLPTEPLPLLLQEMAEHYTEVLMQRWVVVFRDILDNASFLPIEVENQEQYDGVMDTFPYDGDELETQPFPRKFPFSSIVPAVYVQVKEFIYAWLKYSAGLGLGGGRRAAAARHSASLLLSRSFTGCLSALFRHPLPLQQLVQIIVDTKYLEDATIYLYEFISNITGSELVTTQTAGSMFQSARDDAEKQICDNLEKKVDEFLDLENYDWLLVEPTGQASSFVTDMLSYLSGVLTSLEQLPERARVAAVRAATNRIATRLRNLLLDPGVKQISSGALYQLDLDVIQCEQFAAAEPVPGLREGELLEHFASLRQLLDLITGWDWSSYLHDVGIEGGKYALVTPRDAATLLEKLKEAEQKSSVFSVLKKNERDRRKLLDTVLKQLKQLQNQDGS